One region of Candidatus Electrothrix rattekaaiensis genomic DNA includes:
- a CDS encoding VWA domain-containing protein: MSLMPTFADPLWLLIGVIACLAVLLFIFFNSLRRKKELEKFAAPKLLTKLTGNVSRSRRRLKNILFVLGIAFLFLALARPQYGERWIEVRRKGIDILIGVDVSKSMLVQDIKPSRLGRAKLAIRDFVAQLEGDRVGLLPFAGTAFLMCPLTTDYEAFNASLDTLDVSSIPKGGTNIGLAIRQGGEALSNETNHKIFVLVTDGEDLSEDALKAAEKAKEQKMTVYTIGVGTPEGELIPISEGQVGRFIQDKQGNFITSKLDEQTLTTLAETTGGLYVPLGTMGQGFDTIYERKLALVPQEEHGQRRRKIPIERFPWPLGLAVLLLSLDFLFTGRRSGWALRLPFVKTAGRRKKRAVLLVFVLSIGAVVGFAQPQAQASEGEELFKAGDYAGAEAYYQKALEEDNASPALHFNLGGSLYRQQKYDKAVAAFTQALATDDLSLQARSYYNRGNSQFFLGAAAVAKDKEQAQKQWSAAEKSFKAALKLDPADKAAGHNLEMVKKKLKQLKEEMQQSEKQCKNPQDGKDGEQKKDGEQDKQDNKQGKQDEKQQEQKQDGEKQQSPDQQKDQGQQEKQEAQEDQGKSAEKNDAGKQEQPKQAGADQEEAKHKAVPEPEKKEEEPTAEDIQKAAAAQEEQQGKQGKEEEKQMSAEDMERRMMGKMTEEEAKNLLNSLKGEQGELNFIPQGTGIEESVDKDW, from the coding sequence ATGTCTTTGATGCCAACCTTTGCTGATCCTCTTTGGCTGCTGATCGGCGTAATTGCCTGCCTCGCAGTCCTGCTGTTCATTTTTTTCAATAGCCTGCGCAGAAAAAAGGAGCTGGAAAAATTTGCCGCTCCGAAACTCTTAACCAAACTGACCGGTAATGTATCGCGTTCTCGGAGGCGTCTGAAAAATATTCTTTTTGTTCTGGGAATAGCTTTTCTTTTCCTTGCCTTGGCCAGACCCCAATACGGTGAACGTTGGATTGAAGTCCGGCGTAAGGGGATTGACATCCTTATCGGGGTGGATGTGTCCAAGTCCATGCTTGTTCAGGACATCAAACCGAGCCGATTAGGGCGGGCAAAATTAGCTATCCGGGATTTTGTGGCTCAATTGGAGGGCGACCGGGTGGGTTTGCTGCCTTTTGCCGGAACTGCTTTCCTCATGTGTCCCCTGACCACGGATTATGAGGCCTTTAATGCCTCTCTTGATACCTTGGATGTGAGCAGTATTCCCAAAGGGGGAACAAATATTGGCTTGGCTATCAGGCAGGGGGGCGAGGCCCTGTCCAATGAGACCAATCATAAGATTTTTGTTTTGGTTACTGATGGTGAAGACCTGAGTGAAGATGCCCTGAAAGCCGCCGAGAAAGCCAAAGAGCAGAAGATGACCGTGTACACTATCGGAGTTGGAACACCTGAAGGCGAGTTGATACCGATATCGGAAGGGCAGGTTGGTCGATTTATACAAGATAAGCAGGGGAATTTCATCACCTCGAAACTGGATGAGCAGACCCTGACCACCCTTGCCGAGACCACTGGCGGACTGTATGTCCCGTTGGGTACTATGGGGCAAGGGTTTGATACCATCTATGAACGAAAATTGGCTTTGGTTCCCCAAGAGGAGCACGGGCAGCGGAGGCGAAAAATTCCTATAGAACGTTTTCCTTGGCCGCTGGGCCTTGCAGTGCTCCTATTGAGTTTAGATTTTCTCTTCACTGGACGTCGGAGTGGTTGGGCCTTGCGCCTGCCCTTTGTGAAAACTGCGGGTAGACGAAAGAAGCGAGCTGTCTTATTAGTCTTTGTGTTGTCAATCGGTGCAGTTGTCGGATTTGCCCAGCCGCAGGCTCAGGCTTCTGAAGGAGAAGAGCTTTTCAAAGCCGGTGATTATGCCGGGGCAGAGGCCTATTATCAAAAAGCCTTGGAAGAGGATAATGCCAGTCCTGCCCTGCATTTTAATCTCGGGGGCAGCCTGTATCGTCAGCAGAAATATGATAAGGCCGTAGCCGCCTTTACTCAGGCCTTGGCTACGGATGATCTCTCCCTTCAGGCTCGGAGTTATTATAATCGCGGGAACAGCCAGTTCTTTCTTGGGGCTGCTGCTGTGGCAAAGGATAAGGAGCAGGCTCAGAAGCAGTGGAGTGCTGCCGAGAAATCCTTTAAAGCTGCCTTGAAACTGGACCCGGCGGACAAGGCGGCTGGCCATAATCTGGAGATGGTTAAAAAGAAGCTGAAGCAACTGAAAGAAGAGATGCAACAGTCCGAGAAGCAGTGCAAAAATCCTCAAGACGGAAAAGACGGCGAGCAAAAAAAGGACGGGGAGCAGGATAAGCAGGATAATAAGCAGGGTAAACAGGACGAGAAGCAGCAGGAGCAGAAGCAGGACGGAGAAAAACAGCAATCTCCGGATCAGCAGAAAGATCAGGGGCAGCAAGAAAAACAAGAAGCGCAGGAAGACCAGGGCAAATCTGCGGAAAAGAACGACGCTGGAAAGCAGGAACAGCCCAAGCAGGCCGGTGCAGATCAGGAGGAAGCAAAGCATAAGGCTGTACCGGAACCGGAGAAGAAAGAGGAGGAGCCCACAGCGGAAGATATTCAGAAGGCGGCAGCTGCCCAAGAAGAACAGCAGGGCAAGCAGGGTAAGGAAGAGGAAAAGCAGATGAGTGCTGAGGATATGGAGCGGAGAATGATGGGCAAAATGACTGAGGAAGAGGCGAAAAATTTGCTCAACAGCCTGAAGGGAGAACAGGGTGAATTGAATTTTATTCCGCAAGGAACAGGCATCGAAGAATCGGTGGATAAAGATTGGTGA
- a CDS encoding BatD family protein encodes MRQLTKRLSLDCQRGMRIWLQSALLICFLSALVAATAAATDIQVTAKLEPARFAEDQGSQFVLTVTGARSAEPDMPVAEGLHFVYQGQSSQTSWVNGKISSSIAYNFLVQANKTGEFTIAPVKVTVDGKGYTTEPVQCTVLPMRNSGSQASGIPSGAGSVPGADPDADAGKNIGFMRIMPETERMYSGQMVPFTLKAYFLSGQRVTLKSAPRLSGEDFLLQSLDEEPRQQQERLNGVLYTSLTWQGTLSAVKEGDVPLAVEMDAEVLVRSRSRLQGNPFGSSLLDDPFFSDILGNYSRRDIKISSQKKEMSVLDLPTENRPADFTGAIGTFSLAVAASPLDGKIGDPITLKMQLDGSGNFALIQAPSLTENKGWKVYPASGTVKDLGGGKGEKTFEQALIPIEQRLTAVPPVRFSYFDPKAEEYVTLTSDPVSLSLQPAGEQTISPAGIPATPAKSVPQAGQQGDKKDASRKSPDSHPALHFAPLKPELGRLAPALRPLYQKLWFQLLMAAALFFLLAALVRYIRQRRLARDPSILRRKEVAGRLAEHYEGMRKALAIQDQNVFHQHCRAAIQERTGEVWGLAPETVTLADLEQRLPDESPLRTVFSRLEQSGYAGEQLAQADLEEILQTTRNELDKLA; translated from the coding sequence ATGAGACAATTAACAAAGCGATTATCTTTAGACTGTCAGAGGGGGATGCGGATCTGGCTGCAGTCCGCTCTGCTCATTTGCTTTTTGTCTGCACTCGTTGCGGCTACGGCTGCGGCAACGGATATTCAGGTCACGGCAAAATTGGAACCTGCAAGATTTGCTGAGGATCAGGGATCCCAATTTGTTCTTACTGTGACCGGGGCGAGATCAGCAGAACCGGATATGCCGGTAGCCGAAGGGCTGCATTTTGTGTATCAGGGGCAGAGCAGTCAGACATCCTGGGTAAACGGCAAGATCTCTTCCTCGATAGCATATAATTTTTTAGTACAGGCGAACAAAACCGGCGAGTTCACTATTGCGCCGGTCAAGGTCACTGTTGACGGCAAAGGCTACACCACCGAGCCCGTGCAGTGTACCGTGCTGCCTATGCGAAATAGCGGCAGTCAGGCGAGCGGTATCCCTTCAGGGGCAGGCTCTGTGCCGGGTGCCGACCCTGATGCCGATGCGGGAAAAAATATCGGTTTCATGCGGATTATGCCGGAAACTGAGCGCATGTACTCGGGGCAAATGGTTCCCTTTACCCTGAAAGCCTATTTTCTTTCAGGACAACGGGTTACCCTCAAGTCAGCACCACGACTGAGCGGAGAAGATTTTTTGCTCCAATCTCTGGATGAGGAGCCTCGGCAGCAACAGGAGCGGCTGAACGGTGTCTTGTACACCTCCTTAACTTGGCAGGGCACCCTGTCAGCAGTCAAGGAAGGAGATGTCCCGTTGGCTGTGGAAATGGATGCAGAGGTGCTGGTGCGTTCAAGGAGCCGTCTTCAAGGGAATCCTTTTGGTTCTTCTTTGCTTGATGATCCTTTTTTTTCGGATATCCTGGGCAACTATTCCCGACGTGATATCAAGATTTCCAGTCAGAAAAAAGAGATGAGCGTACTAGACCTGCCAACAGAAAATCGGCCTGCGGATTTCACTGGAGCCATTGGTACCTTCAGTCTAGCTGTGGCCGCCTCGCCATTGGACGGAAAGATTGGTGATCCTATAACGTTAAAGATGCAGCTTGACGGCAGCGGTAATTTTGCCCTGATTCAAGCTCCGAGTCTGACAGAAAACAAAGGGTGGAAGGTCTATCCGGCCTCAGGAACAGTGAAGGATCTGGGCGGCGGCAAAGGCGAGAAGACCTTTGAGCAGGCCCTTATTCCCATTGAACAGAGGCTGACTGCCGTTCCTCCAGTTCGATTTTCTTATTTTGATCCCAAGGCCGAGGAATATGTGACGCTGACCAGTGACCCCGTTTCTCTGAGCTTGCAGCCAGCAGGTGAACAGACAATATCTCCTGCAGGAATTCCGGCAACTCCGGCAAAATCGGTGCCACAGGCAGGCCAGCAGGGAGATAAAAAAGACGCTTCCCGAAAGAGTCCAGACTCTCATCCTGCCCTGCATTTTGCTCCGTTGAAACCTGAATTGGGACGACTGGCTCCCGCTCTTAGGCCCTTGTATCAGAAGCTTTGGTTTCAGCTTCTTATGGCCGCTGCGTTGTTCTTCCTGCTTGCGGCCTTGGTGCGCTACATTAGGCAGAGAAGATTGGCAAGGGATCCGAGCATCCTGCGGCGTAAAGAGGTAGCAGGGCGTTTAGCCGAGCATTATGAGGGGATGCGCAAGGCTCTGGCGATTCAGGACCAGAATGTATTCCATCAGCATTGCCGGGCAGCGATTCAGGAACGGACAGGCGAGGTATGGGGGCTTGCCCCGGAGACGGTCACCTTAGCAGACCTGGAGCAACGGCTGCCTGACGAGTCGCCACTGCGGACGGTCTTTTCTCGTCTGGAACAGAGTGGGTATGCCGGTGAGCAGCTGGCACAGGCTGATTTAGAGGAGATTTTGCAAACCACGAGAAACGAATTGGATAAGCTGGCATGA
- a CDS encoding tetratricopeptide repeat protein, whose protein sequence is MKRNVFPLNCMDCMDCMRMLKTTMLSLMLCLLVSSWALAGTQEKKAAVSLFEQGNIFHTQGKFQQAAEQYSSIISTYGVSASLLYNLANSYAATGQVGPAVLNYERALRLAPGDADIQGNVAQVRKDAGLYRDDQPLHRRLAEMLGADQWLMIAGCAFLCLGISALLATTGAGQGRRALHWLIAGSLAVFLLTIPPAVFRYQDWDIGVVLTEDTHFVISPFADATPAGDIKVGRLVRPERKHGDYVLVTAETEKSGWLAKDSFALVTTDMREGIERVAGPLQGSNGK, encoded by the coding sequence ATGAAGCGAAATGTTTTTCCCTTAAATTGTATGGACTGTATGGATTGTATGCGGATGTTGAAGACGACTATGCTGTCGTTGATGCTGTGTCTGCTGGTGTCCTCCTGGGCTCTGGCCGGGACACAGGAAAAGAAAGCAGCTGTATCTCTGTTTGAACAGGGTAATATTTTTCATACCCAGGGTAAATTTCAGCAGGCAGCTGAGCAGTATTCGAGCATCATCAGCACGTACGGTGTTTCGGCCTCCCTGCTCTATAATCTGGCCAATAGTTATGCCGCGACTGGGCAGGTTGGCCCAGCAGTGCTCAACTATGAACGGGCCTTGCGGCTGGCCCCTGGTGATGCTGATATTCAAGGGAATGTAGCACAGGTGCGTAAGGATGCCGGTTTGTACCGTGATGATCAACCGCTGCACAGGCGTTTGGCGGAAATGCTCGGGGCGGATCAGTGGCTGATGATTGCCGGTTGCGCCTTTCTCTGTTTGGGGATCAGTGCCTTGTTGGCAACGACAGGAGCAGGGCAGGGGAGAAGGGCCTTGCATTGGTTGATTGCAGGATCTCTGGCCGTATTCCTTCTGACCATCCCTCCGGCTGTTTTTCGTTATCAGGACTGGGATATAGGAGTCGTTCTGACTGAGGATACCCACTTCGTTATTTCACCCTTTGCGGATGCAACGCCAGCAGGAGATATTAAGGTGGGCAGGTTGGTCCGACCGGAGCGAAAGCACGGTGACTATGTGCTGGTTACGGCTGAAACTGAGAAGTCCGGTTGGCTGGCCAAGGACAGTTTTGCCTTGGTCACCACGGATATGCGCGAGGGTATTGAGAGGGTGGCAGGCCCGCTTCAGGGAAGCAATGGAAAGTGA